From Deinococcus yavapaiensis KR-236, a single genomic window includes:
- the trxA gene encoding thioredoxin, with protein MKPIELTDANFKQEIAEGLTLVDFWAPWCGPCRMIAPVVEELAGQYDGKVKVAKVNVDDNQATAMQFRVMSIPTLILFKDGQPVEGVVGAQPKRSFEKLIDKHLGVVQ; from the coding sequence ATGAAACCGATCGAACTGACCGACGCGAACTTCAAGCAGGAAATTGCCGAAGGCCTCACGCTCGTTGACTTCTGGGCTCCTTGGTGCGGACCGTGCCGCATGATCGCCCCGGTCGTGGAAGAACTGGCAGGCCAGTACGACGGTAAAGTCAAAGTCGCGAAGGTCAACGTTGACGACAACCAGGCGACGGCCATGCAGTTTCGTGTGATGAGCATTCCGACGCTGATTCTGTTCAAGGACGGTCAACCCGTCGAAGGCGTTGTCGGCGCTCAACCCAAGCGGTCATTCGAGAAGTTGATCGACAAGCACCTCGGCGTCGTCCAATAA
- the plsX gene encoding phosphate acyltransferase PlsX, which yields MTAMNVEPLPIALDAMGGDSGASPNVEGAVAAARVGVRVLLVGDPVRLHAELGKHAAADLPLEVVPAVDVIGMDEHASDVRSRTEASINVATRLVKDGKACAVVSMGHSGATMASALLTLGRLKGVDRPAILAHVPTQKGFAALLDVGANADVKPQYLAQWARLASVYLGVVEGRDKPSVGLLSIGEEPHKGSQLVLEAHALLKEASGLNFYGNVEGKDILKGTTDIVVTDGFTGNVVLKLAEGEAKVIFGWVRDALTSSATAKIGALLVRRGLRSVADKLDPSTYGAQPLLGVRGLAFIGHGSADAKAVKNALLRAARARDADLLGRLSDALG from the coding sequence ATGACCGCCATGAACGTCGAACCCTTACCGATCGCCCTCGACGCAATGGGCGGCGACTCGGGCGCGTCGCCGAACGTGGAGGGCGCGGTCGCCGCCGCTCGCGTCGGTGTGCGTGTCCTGCTCGTGGGTGATCCCGTGCGTCTGCACGCCGAGCTCGGCAAGCATGCTGCCGCCGACTTGCCGCTCGAAGTCGTACCTGCCGTCGACGTCATCGGCATGGACGAGCACGCGTCGGACGTGCGGTCGCGAACGGAAGCGAGCATCAACGTGGCGACCCGTCTCGTGAAGGATGGCAAGGCCTGCGCCGTGGTCAGCATGGGGCACAGCGGCGCGACGATGGCCTCCGCGCTGCTCACGCTGGGCCGCCTCAAGGGCGTGGACCGTCCGGCGATCCTGGCGCACGTTCCGACGCAAAAGGGATTCGCGGCGCTCCTCGACGTCGGCGCAAACGCCGACGTGAAGCCGCAATACCTCGCGCAGTGGGCGCGCCTGGCGTCGGTGTATTTGGGCGTCGTGGAAGGGCGTGATAAGCCCAGCGTGGGTCTGCTTTCGATCGGAGAGGAGCCGCACAAAGGCAGCCAACTCGTCCTCGAAGCGCACGCGCTGCTCAAGGAGGCGAGCGGGCTCAACTTCTACGGCAACGTGGAAGGCAAGGATATCCTCAAGGGCACGACGGACATCGTCGTCACGGACGGCTTCACCGGGAACGTCGTGCTGAAGCTCGCGGAAGGCGAAGCGAAGGTCATCTTCGGCTGGGTGCGCGACGCCCTCACGAGTAGCGCGACCGCCAAGATCGGCGCCCTCCTCGTGCGCCGAGGCCTGCGGTCCGTCGCCGACAAGCTCGACCCCAGCACGTACGGCGCGCAACCTCTCTTGGGTGTGCGCGGCCTCGCCTTCATTGGGCACGGGAGTGCCGACGCCAAGGCGGTCAAGAACGCCCTCTTGCGGGCGGCTCGCGCCCGTGACGCGGACTTGCTCGGCCGGTTGTCAGACGCCTTGGGGTAG
- a CDS encoding DUF309 domain-containing protein — MRATWREGLKLFNEGRYWEAHEAWEAPWRQAEGRERALLQALILLAAAMHKRLAHGSLTGRNYYKALKYVEQFAEPFEGVDVRRVANDVRRALDDTSFKPCIVEV; from the coding sequence GTGCGAGCGACATGGCGAGAAGGCCTGAAGTTGTTCAACGAGGGACGCTACTGGGAAGCCCACGAAGCGTGGGAAGCCCCGTGGCGGCAAGCCGAGGGGCGAGAGCGTGCCTTGCTGCAAGCGCTGATCCTCTTGGCCGCCGCCATGCACAAGCGACTGGCACACGGAAGCTTGACTGGCCGTAACTATTACAAGGCGCTGAAATACGTGGAGCAGTTCGCCGAACCCTTCGAGGGTGTGGACGTACGACGGGTGGCGAACGACGTGAGACGGGCGCTGGATGACACTTCGTTCAAGCCTTGCATCGTCGAAGTTTGA
- a CDS encoding DNA-directed RNA polymerase subunit alpha, with product MDTKRPQLKARVDGNYGEFTLEPLKRGYGVTIGNPLRRILLSSIPGTAVTSVYIEDVLHEFSTIPGVREDVIQIILNLKELVVKFHAAGPKTLTLRAQGEGVVRARDFEVPSDAEIVNPDLVIANLAEDGKLVMEVRVEQGEGYVPADKHATKDRINSIPVDAVYTPVRRVAYHVENTRVGQQTDLDRLILRIWTDGSVDPQEALDSAVDILRDELSVFGNVEVLAPAERLPEPVVQEPAPVLNTTITTDPGYAPTSEPPKVTLEGLGLTTRVLHSLKEEGIDSVDALCALSDRDLKKVPGIGERSLDEIKAQLSQFGLSLRD from the coding sequence TTGGACACCAAGCGACCGCAACTCAAGGCCCGCGTCGATGGGAACTACGGCGAGTTTACGCTGGAACCTCTCAAGCGTGGCTACGGCGTAACGATCGGGAATCCGCTTCGCCGTATCCTTTTGTCCTCGATTCCTGGGACCGCCGTCACGAGCGTGTACATCGAGGACGTGCTGCACGAGTTCTCCACTATTCCCGGCGTGCGCGAGGACGTGATTCAGATCATCCTGAATCTCAAAGAACTCGTCGTGAAATTCCACGCGGCGGGGCCTAAAACGCTCACCCTGCGCGCTCAAGGCGAAGGTGTGGTGCGTGCGCGCGATTTCGAGGTGCCTTCCGACGCTGAAATCGTCAATCCTGATCTGGTGATCGCCAACCTCGCCGAGGACGGCAAACTGGTGATGGAAGTGCGAGTCGAGCAGGGCGAAGGCTACGTACCGGCCGACAAGCACGCCACGAAAGACCGCATCAACTCGATTCCCGTCGACGCCGTGTACACGCCGGTGCGCCGGGTGGCGTATCACGTCGAGAACACACGCGTTGGACAGCAAACCGATTTGGATCGTCTGATTCTACGAATTTGGACGGATGGCTCGGTCGATCCGCAAGAAGCGCTCGACAGCGCCGTGGATATTCTGCGCGACGAGTTGAGCGTGTTCGGCAACGTGGAAGTGCTCGCCCCGGCCGAACGTCTGCCCGAGCCGGTCGTGCAAGAGCCCGCGCCGGTTCTGAATACGACGATCACGACCGATCCTGGGTACGCACCGACGAGCGAGCCTCCCAAGGTAACGCTCGAAGGGTTGGGACTCACGACGCGCGTGCTGCACTCCCTCAAGGAGGAAGGCATCGATTCCGTCGACGCTCTGTGCGCGTTGTCGGACCGTGATCTGAAGAAGGTGCCAGGCATCGGGGAACGTTCCCTTGATGAAATAAAAGCGCAACTCTCGCAGTTCGGGCTGAGCTTGCGTGATTGA
- the rplQ gene encoding 50S ribosomal protein L17 yields the protein MRHGRAGRKLGRTSSGRVALARAQATALLREGRIQTTLAKAKELRPYVEKIITTAKEDSLHNRRNILRDIQDVDVVRKLFTEIAPKYAERPGGYTRILKVGVRRGDAAPVALIELV from the coding sequence ATGCGTCACGGCAGAGCCGGTCGCAAACTCGGTCGGACCAGCAGTGGTCGCGTCGCGCTCGCGCGCGCACAAGCGACTGCCCTGCTGCGCGAGGGTCGTATTCAGACGACCCTCGCCAAGGCCAAGGAATTGCGCCCTTACGTAGAAAAGATCATCACGACCGCCAAGGAAGACAGCCTGCACAACCGCCGCAACATCCTGCGTGATATTCAGGACGTGGATGTGGTGCGCAAGCTCTTCACGGAGATCGCTCCGAAGTACGCCGAGCGTCCCGGCGGTTACACCCGTATTCTCAAGGTCGGCGTGCGTCGTGGTGACGCCGCCCCTGTCGCCCTGATCGAACTCGTCTGA
- a CDS encoding NYN domain-containing protein → MERVALFIDGANVYAAAKRLGWNFDHRKILEHFASFGKLYNAFYYTAVPYPMDDKQKRFIDALTYMGYTVRTKPLRELTDETGETHRRANLDIELVTDLLATSDLYDTAILLTGDGDFERPVEVLRYKGKRVIVASIPEMTSYELRNVADEYVDLKDIRASVERPGYRLPSELRGSESRPFYVTGSSASEDGDDDRLER, encoded by the coding sequence ATGGAACGCGTTGCTTTATTCATTGATGGCGCAAACGTATACGCGGCCGCCAAACGGCTTGGCTGGAATTTCGATCATCGTAAGATCTTGGAACACTTCGCGAGTTTCGGGAAGCTGTACAACGCGTTTTATTACACGGCCGTACCTTACCCGATGGACGACAAGCAAAAGCGTTTCATCGACGCCTTGACTTATATGGGGTACACGGTACGAACGAAGCCGCTTCGCGAGCTCACCGACGAGACCGGCGAGACGCATCGCCGCGCCAACCTCGATATCGAACTCGTGACGGACTTGCTGGCGACGTCCGATCTGTACGACACGGCCATTTTGCTGACGGGCGACGGAGACTTCGAGCGTCCCGTGGAAGTGCTGCGTTACAAAGGCAAGCGAGTCATCGTCGCGAGCATTCCCGAAATGACGAGCTACGAACTGCGCAACGTCGCCGACGAATACGTGGATCTCAAGGACATTCGCGCGTCCGTCGAGCGCCCCGGCTACCGTTTGCCGTCCGAGCTGCGAGGCTCGGAAAGCCGGCCGTTCTACGTGACTGGAAGCTCGGCCTCCGAGGACGGCGACGACGACCGCTTGGAGCGCTAG
- the rpsD gene encoding 30S ribosomal protein S4: MGRFTGSITKQSRREGINLAETEKVQKYLDRRPYAPGQHGQRRGKGRPSDYLVRLREKQKLARLYGVAEKQFRNLFEEAANVPGVTGTVFLQLLERRLDNVVFRLGIASTRRQARQFVAHGHIFVNGKAVDIASYRVKIGDEISVKPGSRSMGFVLENMEATKRRRVSPWLTFNPETFSGTFVRLPAREDLALPINENFIIEFYSR; this comes from the coding sequence ATGGGTCGTTTTACTGGTTCGATCACCAAGCAAAGCCGTCGCGAAGGCATCAACCTCGCCGAGACGGAAAAGGTTCAAAAGTACCTCGATCGTCGTCCCTACGCTCCTGGCCAGCACGGTCAGCGTCGCGGCAAGGGCCGTCCGAGCGACTACCTCGTGCGTCTGCGTGAAAAGCAGAAGCTCGCGCGTCTGTACGGCGTCGCCGAGAAGCAGTTCCGCAACCTCTTCGAGGAAGCGGCCAATGTTCCCGGCGTAACGGGCACCGTGTTCTTGCAGTTGCTGGAACGCCGCCTCGATAACGTCGTCTTCCGCCTCGGCATCGCGAGTACGCGCCGTCAAGCGCGCCAATTCGTCGCGCACGGTCACATTTTTGTGAACGGCAAAGCGGTCGACATCGCGAGCTACCGCGTCAAGATCGGCGACGAGATCAGCGTGAAGCCTGGCAGCCGTTCCATGGGCTTCGTACTCGAAAACATGGAGGCGACGAAGCGTCGTCGTGTCAGCCCGTGGCTCACCTTCAACCCGGAGACGTTCTCGGGCACGTTCGTGCGCCTTCCGGCCCGTGAAGATCTGGCCCTGCCGATCAACGAAAACTTCATCATCGAGTTCTACTCGCGCTAA
- the rpsK gene encoding 30S ribosomal protein S11, producing the protein MAKGKGKQRVTRRRNVGAGRAYIHASYNNTIVTITDVDGNSIAWSSGGTIGYKGSKKGTPYAAQLAAADAVKKAQSVGMNTVDVIVRGTGSGREQAIRAIQASGIDVKSIMDDTPVPHNGCRPAKKHRA; encoded by the coding sequence ATGGCGAAAGGCAAAGGCAAGCAACGCGTCACGCGTCGCCGCAACGTCGGCGCGGGCCGCGCGTACATCCACGCGTCGTACAACAACACGATCGTCACCATCACCGACGTCGACGGCAACTCCATCGCTTGGTCGAGCGGGGGCACGATCGGTTACAAGGGCAGCAAGAAAGGAACGCCGTACGCGGCGCAACTTGCTGCAGCCGACGCCGTGAAAAAAGCCCAGAGCGTGGGTATGAACACGGTGGACGTCATCGTCCGTGGCACTGGATCCGGGCGTGAGCAAGCCATCCGCGCCATTCAAGCGAGCGGCATCGACGTGAAGTCAATCATGGACGACACGCCCGTGCCTCACAACGGCTGCCGCCCCGCCAAGAAGCATAGGGCGTGA
- a CDS encoding mechanosensitive ion channel family protein, protein MNTVLSTLNRPDTWFELLVAVLLVIGAWRLGSNLLDLITARLPERTRRAAVLVWTAAAAFVLCAVAANILEAPLAWLAEPGALIGAYFRETIGRVLAIVVLASVAWSLVSAASARIVPADEFTRRSVRVQTLKGVVESTLRVVIVVAALVTVMQNVGLNATTLLAGVSVLGLAVSFGAQSLIKDVITGFFILLEDQYGVGDVVTINNGPLTGVVERLNLRVTMLRALDGTLHVVPNGQISTVSVMSKDWSRFVAAVGLPPTADVDVALSVLTNVSHDLYRDEAWTPKFLEEPTVEGVTSISKDGFEVRALFKVLPKEQWAVGREFNRRMKHALDEAGLGGLRPQLMVLRREDGADPDEKGPRGDGRQLPES, encoded by the coding sequence ATGAACACGGTTCTCTCGACCCTCAATCGCCCCGACACTTGGTTCGAGCTGCTCGTCGCCGTCCTGTTGGTCATCGGCGCATGGCGCCTCGGCTCGAATTTGCTGGACCTGATCACGGCACGCTTGCCAGAGAGGACGCGCCGCGCCGCCGTGTTGGTGTGGACGGCCGCTGCCGCGTTCGTGCTGTGCGCGGTCGCGGCGAACATCTTGGAGGCGCCGCTCGCTTGGCTCGCCGAACCGGGCGCGCTCATCGGCGCGTACTTCCGGGAGACCATCGGCCGCGTCTTGGCAATCGTGGTCCTCGCGTCCGTCGCGTGGAGTCTCGTGAGCGCCGCGTCGGCGCGCATCGTGCCTGCCGACGAGTTCACGCGCCGCTCGGTGCGCGTGCAAACTCTCAAAGGCGTCGTCGAGAGCACCTTGCGTGTCGTGATTGTCGTCGCCGCGCTCGTCACGGTGATGCAAAACGTTGGGCTCAACGCGACGACGCTGCTCGCCGGGGTGTCGGTGCTCGGCCTCGCCGTGAGCTTCGGCGCGCAAAGCCTCATCAAGGACGTCATCACCGGCTTCTTCATCCTGCTCGAAGATCAGTACGGCGTGGGTGACGTCGTCACGATCAATAACGGGCCGCTCACGGGCGTCGTGGAACGCCTCAACTTGCGCGTGACGATGCTGCGCGCCCTCGACGGCACGCTGCACGTCGTGCCGAACGGCCAGATCTCTACGGTAAGCGTCATGAGTAAAGACTGGTCGCGGTTTGTGGCGGCCGTGGGCTTGCCGCCCACGGCGGACGTGGACGTCGCCTTGTCGGTTCTGACGAACGTTTCGCACGACCTTTACCGAGATGAAGCTTGGACTCCCAAGTTCCTGGAGGAGCCCACGGTCGAGGGAGTGACGAGCATCTCGAAGGACGGCTTCGAGGTGCGGGCCCTGTTCAAGGTGCTGCCCAAAGAGCAGTGGGCGGTCGGACGAGAATTCAACCGCCGCATGAAGCACGCCTTGGACGAGGCAGGGCTGGGCG